CGCCTCATCCCACACCGCGGCGATCTTGGCGTCCTGGTCGAGGTCCGGGGCGGGGCCACCGGCGTGGTTGTCGACCAGGCGCAGGGCATGGCGGATGCTTGCCAGCCGCGACACGGCCTCGGCGTACGGCTCGGGGCGAGGTTGCGGGGCGAAATCCGGGACCAGGTGCAGCATTGCTCCGGGCTAACCGCCGCAGGGTTAGGAATTTGTGAATCCTCGGCGAAGAACCCCTCCACCGCCTTCGGCGGTCCCCCTCCCCTGCAACTGCAGGGAGGGATGTTTTACGCGCCGCTGTTTGCGTCGATGTCGCGCAGGATCCAGCCGCGCTGGGGGATCGTTTCGATGAATTCGGCGCCGCCACTGGCATTGCGCAATTTCTTGCGCAGCTTGGAAATGAAGACGTCGATGATCTTGGGCTGCGGCTGGTCGTCGGCGCGGCGGTAGAGGTGCTTCAAGAGCATTGCGCGGGTGACGACATTGTTGCGCGCGAAGGCGAGCAATTCGAGCACGCGATATTCCATTTCGGTGATGCCGATCGGATGCCCGTCGATGCGGATCAGCCGCTGCACCTGGTCGACCGCGAGGCGGCCGCCGCACAGGGTGGGCGGCATGTCGCCGCCGCTGGCCTTGAGCGAGGCGAGCAGACGCGAGGCCGCTTCTTCGCTGTCTTCGGGCGACATGCTGCGCGGGCTGCCGATCAGCGCCTGCTGAAGCTCGCCCAGGATCTTGTGGGCTTCATCAACCAGGCGGGTGCCCTCCTCGAACCGACGGCGCGAGCGGTCGAGCATGGATTCGACTTCGACGAGCCGTGCGGAAACCGTATCTTGAGCCATGGCGACGGAGCCCCCGCTCTCGTGCTTACTGCTGAATCTGGGCCGAGGCGACCTCGGAATTGCTTTCCGGCACCGCCAGGATCGACAGCGTCACCGGGCCCTTGTCGACGATACGCGTATCGGGGTCCCAGGCTGTCGAGCGAATGCCGATCTGCGCGCTGTCGCGTCCGGCCTGGTCGAGCAAGCTCATTTCGCCCATGCTGCGCGGCGCGGGGCCGCCGAAGATGGCGTCGATCGCCTGCTGCTGGACATCGTTGGTGGTGGTCACCGTTCCGGCGACCGGCGGCGCCAGCGTGTAATCGGGCGGAATGATCAGCGGCGCGTTGCGGGCGACAGCGAATTCGTCCGGCGCGGCCTGGCGGCCGGTGAGCGACGCGCAGCCCGCGGTCGAGATCGCGGCGGCGCCCAGAACGAGGGCGGAAAAGGCATTACGCATGTTCGGCAGTCTCCTTGGCGCCCTCTTTACGGGTGAGGAACGCGCGCAGCAACAATATCACAACGGCGATGCTGATCGCAGCATCGGCGACGTTGAAGACGAGGAAGGGACGAAAGTCCCCGAAGTGAAGATCGGCGAAATCGACCACGAAGCTGTGGCGGATGCGATCGAGGATGTTGCCCAGCGCGCCGCCGAGCACCAGCCCGAGCGCGGCCTGGTCGATGCGGTTCTTTTCCCGTCCGATCCAGATGGCGACGCCGACCGCGATCGCGCTGGTCAGCGCGACCAGCATCCAGCGGCCGACCTCGTTGGTGGCGTTCAGCAGGCCGAGCGAGATGCCGTTGTTCTCGACATAGGTGAGCGCAAAGATGGGTAGGATGACGAGCTGGTCGCCAAGCTGGTCGATGCCGAGCGGACCGGTGACGATCCATTTGGTCAGCTGGTCGAAGGCGAACACCGCGAAGGCGACCGCGAACCCGAGGCGATAGCGGGTCATGGGCGGCCCCCGCCAAAGGTCACAAAGGTCGCGTCCAAGCGCATGTGCGGTACTGCGGCTACGGTCGGGAACAGCGCGCTTTCGGCGCGCAAATGTGTGACCTTCGCGATATTCGATTCAGCCATCGGGCGACGTTGCACATTTGCCTCGCTGTAGGACAGGATTTTGTTAGGAGAGCTCAGGCCGCAAGCACGTCTGCGCAGCGACCGCACAGGTCGCCGTCTTCGGTCACTTCCGGAAGGAGGCGCCAGCAGCGGCCGCATTTGTGGTTGTCGCTTTTTGTGACTGCCCAATCGCCTTTGTGGACGGTCGACGTGATGAACAGTTCGGCGAGAAGCTCGGGATCGCCCGATTCCGGGAGAGTGACCTCGGCTTCGAGGCTCGACCTGATGATTTTGTCGCGGCGAAGGGGCTCGATGGCTTCGGTGACCTGGGCACGCAGGGCGCGGAGTTTCGCCCAATCGTCATCCCGGCGAAGGCCGGGGCCCAGATTCTCCTGTTCCGCTGGGTCCCGGCCTGCGCCGGGATGACGGAGGGTTGGCCATTCGAGCAGATGCACCGATCCGCCATCGGGATAGCGCGTGCCCCATACTTCCTCGCTGGTGAACACCAGCACCGGCGCGGCCCAGCGGACCAGTGCGTGGAACAGGGTGTCGAGGACGGTGCGGTAGGCGCGGCGCTTATCGGTTTGGACGCCGGTTTCGGCGTTGATTTCGCAGTAGAGGACGTCCTTGCGGATATCGAAATAGAAGGCCGACAGATCCTCGTTGCAGAAGTCTGTCAGCGCGCGGACGTAGGTGTTGAAATCGAAGTCGTTGACCGCCTGGCGAAGCTTGGCGTCGAGCTCGGCGGCGAGATGGAGCATGTAGCGCTCGAGCTCGGGCATCGCTTCGACCTCGACCCGCTCGTCCTCGCCGAACCCATCAAGCGCGCCGAGCAAATAGCGGAAGGTGTTGCGCAGCTTGCGATATTGGTCGGCGACGCCCTTCAGGATTTCATCGCCGATGCGATGGTCCTCGGTGAAATCGACCGACAGCGCCCACAGGCGGATGATGTCCGCGCCGTTGGTCTCCATCACCTTCAACGGGTCGATGGTGTTGCCCAGGCTCTTGGACATTTTCATGCCCTTGGAATCCATGGTGAAGCCGTGGGTCAGCACCGCGTTAAAGGGAGCGCGGCCGCGCGTGCCGCAGCTTTCGAGCAGCGAGGACTGGAACCAGCCGCGGTGCTGGTCGGAGCCTTCGAGGTAGAGGTCGGCGGGCCAGCGCTGGTCGGGCCATTTGCCGCTTTCGAGCGTGAAAACGTGGGTCGAGCCGCTGTCGAACCAGACATCGAGGATGTCGGTGACCATCTCGTAATCGTCGGGGTTGCGGCCTTCGCCGAGGAAGGTGGCGGCGTTGTCGGCGTCCCAGGCGTCGACGCCCTGGTCGCGGATGGCGGCGACGATGCGCTGGTTCACCTCAGCGTCGACGAGCAGCTGGCCGGTCTTACGCTCGACGAAGACGGCGATTGGGACGCCCCAGGCGCGCTGGCGGCTGAGCACCCAATCGGGGCGGCCTTCGACCATGCTGCCGATGCGGTTGCGGCCCTTTTCAGGGACGAAGCGGGTGTCGGCGATGGCCTGCATGGCCAGCTGGCGGAGCGTGGCCCCTCCACCAAGCTGCGCTTGGTCCCCCTCCCCCAGACGAGCTGGGGGAGGATTTGCAGCGGCTTCATTCCTCCCCGAGCTTGCCTCGGGAGGGGGACCGCCGCAGGCGGTGGAGGGGCAATGGGTTTATCCATCGCGACGAACCATTGCGGGGTGCAGCGGTAGATGACCTTGGCTTTCGACCGCCATGAATGCGGGTAGCTGTGCTGGAAGTCCGCGCTCGCGGCGAGCAGTGCGCCGGCTTCGCGCAAGTCGCTGCAGATGGGGCCGTCGGGGGCGTTGAACTTGGCGTTGATGACGCTGCCCTGGCCGCCGAGCCAGAGCCAGTCGGCGCGATACTTGCCGTCGCCCTCGACCGCGAAGACGGGGTCGATGCCGTGCGCCTTGCACAGCTCAAAATCATCCTCGCCATGGTCAGGCGCCATGTGGACGAGGCCGGTGCCCTGGTCAGTGGTAACGAAATCGCCGGGGAGAAAGGGGCGCGGTTTGGTGAAGAAGCCGCCGAGGTGGTGCATCGGGTGGCGGGCGATGGTGCCTGCGAGGTCGGCGCCCCTCACTTGCTGCATCGGGATGAGATTGTAACCCAGCCGTTGGGTCACGACCCCAATCAAATCGACACCTACGAGCAACATCTTGTCACGGAGTGACGTATCTGTGTGTCCGCTCGGGTCGCCGACACGAACAAGGCGGTACTCAACGTCGGGCCCGTACGCGATGCCCTGGTTCACCGGGATCGTCCAAGGCGTGGTCGTCCACACCACCGCATGCGCGCCGACCAGCTCGGGAATCGGGCTTTCGACAATCTCGAACGCGACATCGATCTGGGTCGAAACAATGTCCTCATATTCGATCTCGGCCTCGGCCAGCGCGGTCTTCTCGACCGGGCTCCACATCACCGGCTTTGCGCCGCGATAGAGCTGGCCGCTTTCCGCAAACTTCATCAACTCACCGACGATCGTCGCCTCGCTGTCGAACGCCATCGTGAGATAGGGGTTGGCCCAGTCCGCGGTGCAGCCGAGGCGCTTGATCTGCTCGCGCTGCACATCGACCCAATGCTGGGCGTAGGCGCGGCATTCGGCGCGGAATTCCTTGACCGGCACCTCATCCTTGTTGAGCTTCTTCTTGCGATATTGCTCCTCGATCTTCCATTCGATCGGCAGGCCGTGGCAGTCCCAACCGGGCACGAACGGCGCGTCCTTGCCGAGCAGGGTCTGGGTGCGCACGACCATGTCCTTGAGCGTGCGGTTGAGCGCGTGGCCGATGTGGATGTCGCCATTGGCGTAGGGCGGGCCGTCGTGGAGAATGAATTTCTCGCGGCCCGTGCGGGCTTTGCGCACCTGGCCGTAGAGGTCTTGCGCCTGCCATTGGGCAAGGATCGCCGGCTCCTTCTGCGGCAGGCCGGCTTTCATCGGAAAGTCGGTCTTGGGCAGGAAGACGGTCGAGCGGTAATCGGGTTTGGCGGGGGTGTCGTCGGACATTTGGCGGGCGCTCTAGCTGCGTGGCTGGCATGAATGCAAACCTGCGAGCGATTGGCGTGGCCGAAGGTCGTCGGATGATTTCACGCCAAGACGCAAAGACGCCAAGAGGTTGAGGCTGTTACGCCCGCTTTGCGCCTTTGCGTCTTGGCGTGAAAGACCTCTGTCCTGCCGCTTCGCGGCGTTACGTAAGAAGCTTGCGCGCCGCGGCTTCATCCTCGCGCATTTGGGCGGTGAGGGCTTCGAGGGTGTCGAACTTGGCTTCGTCGCGAAGGAAGGCGTGGAGGGCGACTTCGATGGTGCGGCCGTAAAGGTCGCCGTCGAAATCGAAGATGTGGGCTTCGAGCAGTTCGGTCGGGGGGTCGAAGGTGGGGCGGATGCCGAGGCTGGCGACGCCGGGATGCTCGCTGCCGTCATCGAGGGTCACGCGGACGGCGTAGATGCCGTAACGGGGGCGCTGGTAGTCGCCGAGGGTGAGGTTGGCGGTGGGGTAGCCGAGGGTGCGGCCGCGCTGGTCGCCGCGCTGGACCACGCCTTCGATCGCGAAATCGCGGGTCATCAGCTGCGTCGCGGTGGCGAGGTCTCCGGCGGCGAGCGCTTCGCGGATGCGGCCCGAGGAGATGCGGCCGACATCGGACAGGACCGGCGCGACGGCCTCGGCGGCGATGCCGTGCTTCGCGCCTAATTCGCGCAGCACGTCGACATTGCCGGTGCGGCCCTTGCCGAAGGTGAAGTCGTCGCCGGTGACGACGCCGGCAGCGCCGATCTGCCGCGCGAGGATGTCGCCGACGAAATCTTCCGCGCTGGTGCTTGCGAGCGCGCGGTCGAAGGTGAAGACGAGCATGGCGTCCGCGCCAGCCTGCGCGAACAGGCGCTCGCGCTGGTCGAGGGTGGTGAGGCGGAAGGGCGGGGCGTCGGGCTTGAACAGGCGTACGGGATGCGGATCGAAGGTGGCGATGATGACCGGCTTGCGTTCGTGGAAGCCGCGCTGGATCGCGCGTCCAGCGACCGCCTGGTGGCCGAGGTGGAAGCCGTCGAAATTGCCGAGGGCGAGAACCGCCCCCTTGAGCTTTTCGGGGACGCCGCCATCTAGGGTGAGCCGCTGCATTGCCGCGCGGCTCTATCGGCGGCATGCGCTCGCCGCAAATCCCGCGCGCTTCGGCTTGACTCGCGCCGATCGCATTCTTATCTGCAACCCATCCCGATCCACCGGCTTCCGGCGGCGCACCTGTGCGCGCGTCGGTTTTTCGTTTTCGAAAAGCGGTGGTTCCGGGGCTTTCTAGCGACGAGATGGGGCACGCCTGCCCTGTGGAGCTGAAGAAGGATAACAGATGGCTCGTATTGCCGGGGTCAATATCCCCACCAACAAGCGCGTCGAAATCGCGCTGACCTACATTCACGGAATCGGCCGCACCACGGCAAAGAAGATCACGGAAAAGCTGGGCATCACGCCGGAAAAGCGAGTCCAGGACCTGACCGACCAGGAAGTCCTTCACATCCGTGAGACGATCGACCGCGAACATAGCGTCGAGGGCGACCTCCGCCGCGAAACCGCGATGAACATCAAGCGGCTGATGGACCTCGCGTCCTACCGCGGCCTTCGCCACCGCCGGGGCCTCCCCGTTCGTGGCCAGCGCACGCATACCAATGCGCGCACCCGCAAGGGCAAGGCCAAGCCGATCGCCGGCAAGAAGAAGTAAGCACGCTTCTTCCCGCCCGCTCGCAGCAGCTTAGATTGTAGGATTTTGTAAATGGCCCAGGCACCGCAGCGTCTTCGCAGGCGCGAACGCAAGAATATCACGGCCGGCGTCGCCCACGTGAACGCCAGCTTCAACAATACGATGATCACCATCACCGACGCGCAGGGCAATGCGATTGCCTGGTCGAGCGCGGGAATGATGGGCTTCAAGGGCAGCCGCAAGTCGACGCCCTATGCCGCGCAGGTCGCGGCCGAGGACGCCGGCAAGAAGGCCGCCGACCACGGCGTCCGCACGCTCGAGGTCGAGGTCAAGGGTCCGGGTTCGGGCCGCGAAAGCGCGCTTCGGGCGCTGCAGGCGGTCGGCTTCCAGATCACCTCGATCCGCGACGTCACGCCGATCCCGCACAATGGGGTCCGGCCGAGCAAGCGCCGGAGAGTCTAAGGGTTTCGCTCAAAGTGGTACTTTGAGCGAGGTTAGAAAAGTAAGAGAAACAGAGGGTTAGCCCTCTATCTGCCAAGGGATGAACATGGCCGTCAACGCAAAGAACTGGCAGGAACTGAAGAAGCCCAACGCGCTCGAGCGCAAGCAATCGGGTGGCGATGCACGCCGCCGCGCCGTCTTCGTCGCCGAGCCGCTCGAGCGTGGCTTCGGCATGACGCTCGGCAATTCGCTGCGCCGCGTGCTGCTGAGCTCGCTCCAGGGCGCCGCCGTCACCTCGATCAAGATCGACGGCGTGCTCCACGAATTCTCGAGCCTTGCGGGCGTTCGCGAAGACGTCACCGACATCGTGCTGAACGTCAAGCAGATCGCGCTGCGCATGGAAGGCGAAGGCCCCAAGCGGCTGCACCTGAGCGCGACCGGACCGGCGGAAGTCACGGCGGGCATGATCGCCACCGCGGGCGACATCGAGGTCACCAACCCCGACCTCGTCATCTGCCACCTCGACGACGGTGCGACGCTCAACATGGAGCTGACCGCGGACATCGGCAAAGGCTACCAGCCCGCCGCCGCCAACCGCCCGGCAGACGCGCCGATCGGCCTGATCCCGGTCGATGCGCTTTATTCGCCGGTGCGCCAGGTCGCGTACAAGGTCGAGAACACCCGCGTCGGACAGGAGCTCGATTACGACAAGCTCAACCTGACGATCGAAACCGACGGCACCGTCAGCCCGGAAGACGCGCTCGCTTATGCCGCGCGCATCCTTCAGGACCAGCTGCAGTTGTTTGTCCACTTCGACGACAGCCAGGTGCGCATGGCGCCGTCGCCGATGATCGGCGCGACCGCCGCGATGCCGGTCGAAACGCAGGCCGACACCAACCAGCTCAACCGCTATCTTCTCAAGAAGGTCGACGAGCTGGAGCTGTCGGTCCGTTCGGCCAACTGCCTCAAGAACGACAACATCATCTACATCGGCGACCTCGTCCAGAAGACCGAGGCCGAGATGCTGCGGACGCCGAACTTTGGCCGCAAGAGCCTCAACGAGATCAAGGAAGTCCTGGCCTCGATGGGCCTGCGCCTCGGCATGGACATCCCCGGCTGGCCACCCGAGAATATCGAGGAAATGGCCAAGAAGCTGGAACAGGAAATGCTCGGCTAGTCCGGAGTTTTTTCAAGGGTTCCCGAAGTTCGAAGGGCCGCTCCGGAAGGGGCGGCCCTTTTTGTTGCATGCCACGCAATGGAGCCAAGCGTGCCGTCGGGGGTTGTGCCCGCTGACTCAAGGTAAAACGAGAACAGGGAGAGAAGATATGCGCGCTTTATTTCTGGCCGCCGGTGCGGTGCTTACGCTTTCGGCCTGCAGCCCGGGTGACGATGCGGTCAACAACGAACAGAATGACAACATGATGGCCGACAATATGATGGTCGATCAGAATGCGGCGATGACCGGCGGCATGGACGCCAACATGGCGACCAACGCGACGACCGAAAACATGATGATGAATGACATGATGACCAACGAGGCGGACACGAACCTTGCCAATGGCATGTGATTGACGTTCAGCAATGCCGCGCAAGCGGTTGTGGCAAGGGCGCCCGGCGATGGCCGGGCGCTCTTTGCTTTGTCCCGCAACGATCCTTGGACCCCCGCAGGTCATCAGTCCGTCCACAGGTGGATATCCCCGCTAGGACGCAGGCGATTCACTTCGCGTAAACCGCGACAATCACCCCCGTGTTGGAGCCGGACGCGGCGATTCCTGCGGCCAGTCGAGCTGGATTCGACCGCGAAAGCGACGAAGCTTCAAGCTCTTACGACTCGCGTGAGCTTGGGGGAGGGCACATGGCTAGCACGACGCGTCCGACGCATTACGACGTCCTTGGACTGAAGCCGACTGCAACGGCCGACGACATCGACCGGGCCTTTGCGCGCGAGATCGTTCGGCCACGGCCTCTTGGTGGACTCGCCCAGATTGGCGTGGCGCATGCAACGCTAAGAGACCCGGCCAAGCGCCGTTCCTACGACCAGTCGATCGGCCTGTTCAGTAAGCCTGCCCCTGTCATGACGATGAGCTATAGCGGCTGGGTGACCGCCGCGGCGCCGGTCGTTCGAACGCCGCCTGTCACGGCGGGCGTCACGCGCACGACAGTGGCGCCAGCTGCGGCAAGCGAGCCAGCCGATGCGCCCGCGCGCGAGACGTTTATTGCGGCCTCGCTTCGCGCATTGGCCGATCCGGAGCCTTTGGTGCGCAGCGCGCCCGAGGCGGTGGTCCCGGCGCGGCCGCCGATCGCCACCCGCGAAGAGATCGTGCTTCCAGACATCGAGGTGCAGGATTCGCCCATCGCCTGGCGGCGGCCGGCGATCATCGGCGGCGGGCTTACGCTTGCCGCGGTCCTGTTCGGCGCCTGGGCCGGATCGACGGTCGGCGACCCCGCGGCGCCCGTCGATGAAGAGGCGGAGGTCGCGGTGACCACGGCCGTCCCGGCGGCCAGGGTACGTACCGGCCAGGCGGCTTCGTCGGCCATTTCATCCACCGGTCTGCCGTCCAGGTCGGATCCGGTGGAAACGCCGAAAGCCGCGCGATACGCCAGCGTCCGGCTCGCCCAGGCTGCTCCGCCCACGTCGCCCCGCCCAGTGGCCCTTACCCCCCAGGAGGAGCAGGAACTGGCCGGCGGCGGCTTCGTCGAGAGTGCGACCGGCCAAGCCGCGACGGTTGCCGAAGCGATCGCGCCAGCCGCAACAGCGGCGGAAGCCGCCGCACGTCCCGCCAAGCTTCCGCTTTCGGGGCGGACCATCGCGCGGACGATCGGGCGCATCGGCTATGCCTGCGGCTCCGTCGCGTCGATCGCCGAGGTCGACGGCAGCGCGGGCATGTTCAAGGTGACCTGCGCTTCGGGGATAGCTATCAGGCGCGTCCGGTCCGCGGCCGCTACCATTTCCGCCGCTGGGGCCGGAACTAGCGCGACCCGCATTCCCGCGGCGAAAAGTCGTCGCCGATATGTTACGGCTTTCCCAGGCACCATTGTCTGGGCGGGGAAAGGCCGGGATAAATTGTCGGGGAATGCGCTTCACCACATGGAGAACGAGGCAGCGCTACATGCTTGGTTCTGCCACGAGGTGCTTCCCCTGGAGCGCGCACTGACCGGCTTCATTCGACGCAATTGGAGGGTCGCTGACGACGTGACCGATCTTCGGCAGGACATTTATGAGCGGGCATTGGCGGGCGCGCGCGGCGCGATCCCGATGAATACCCGCGCTTATCTGTTCACGGTCGCGCGCAATCATCTGATCAACCAGGCGAAGCGCGGCCAGGTCGTGTCGATCGAGCTGGTCGCCGACATGTCCGCGCTGGAATCCGATTTCGACCGGTTCGGCACCGAGCGCCAGCTGAGCGCGCGCGAGGAATTGCGCCGGACGCAGCAGGGGCTCGACCAATTGCCGCCGCGCTGCCGCCAAGTGGTGTGGTTGCGCAAGGTGGAAGGCCTGTCCACCAAGGAGACGGCGGAGCGGCTGGGCGTGACCGTCGACACGGTCGAAAAGCAGATTACGCAGGGCATGCGCGCGCTGGTCGATTACATGCTTGGCGGAAGCGGCAAGATCCGCCGCCCGGCAAGCCCGGCCGCGCGGTCGCGGAGCGAATTGCAATGAGCCGCGCCGCACAGATCGAAGAGCTCGCCGCCCACTGGGTCCTGCGCCGCGAGGAGCGGTCGTGGGACGAGGCCGATGAAGCGCAGTTCGCAGCGTGGATGGATGAATCCGACGCGCACAAGGTCGCATTCTGGCGTCTCGAAAACGGCTGGAGGGCCGCCGACCGTATCGCATCGATCGGCGCTCCGCCGCGCTTGGTGCACGATGGTTTCCGTTCCATCGCCTGGACCAAGCCGCTTGCGCTGGCTGCGTCCCTGCTGCTCGTCTTCACGCTTATCGTGATGCAGACGGGCCTGCCCTTCGGCGGCACGTCGGCGCCGCTGTCGAGCGCCAAGTTCGAAACCGGCGTCGGTGGCCACAAGGTCGTCAGCCTGGGCGACGGGAGCCGGGTCGAGCTCAATACCGACACGATCATCAAGGCGGCGGTGGATGAGGACAGCCGCGCCGTGTGGCTGCATCGCGGCGAGGCCTTTTTCGATGTTGCCAAGCAGCCGGGCCAGAAGTTCGTCATCTACGCCGGCGCGCGGACCATCACCGTGCTGGGCACGAAATTTTCCGTCCGGCGGAACGGCGCCGAAGTCGTCGTCGCGGTGCTGGAAGGACGTGTGCGGGTAGAAGACGCGCCGGCCTTCGGCGCGGACCGCGAAGCGACGATCACGGCCGGCGACATCGCGATTGCCAAGAACGGCAATACGGTGGTGACCAAGTCGGCCGAGGCGGTGCAGTCGCAGCTGGCCTGGCGCGAGGGGCTGTTGAAGTTCGACGGCGTCACGCTGGCCAGCGCCGCGCAGCAGTTCAATCGCTACAACCGCAAGCAGTTGGTGATCGGGGACGTCGATGCGTCGGGTCTGCTCATCGAGGGCATCTTCCGGGCGCGCAACGTCGATGCCTTCGCGCGCCTTCTGCAAAATGCCTATGGCTTGAACGTGCAGGACGAGTCGGGGCGGTTCGTCCTGTCGTCGCGCCGGATGGCGAGCAAGACCTTGCCCAAGCAGATCCGGCCCGAGCTGCTGGCGCCGCAGCGGGCCAGCGACGCGGCGACCGATACGGGCCCGGACTGCGGCACGGGCGGATCGGGCTGCGCGGTCATCCCGCTGTCGGCGCCCGCCCCGCGGGTCCAGACGGCATCGCAAACGACCAAGGCGATCCGCGAGGGGCGCAACTGGGACGTGCTGCACAAGCTCTATCCGGCGCGTGCCCTTGCGGCGGGTGAGGAAGGGCTGGTCGGCTTCACCGTCAGGCTCGATTCGCGCGGCAACCCGATGAGCTGCAAGATCACCCACACCAGCGGACATCCGCTGCTGGACATGGAAACGTGCAAGCTGATCCTGGTCAATGCAGTGTTCAAGAAGCCCGCCGGCGTCACCGGCTCGCAGCAGCGCGCCTATGAAGGCGTTGTGAACTGGAAGCTGCCGACGACGCCGCTGACCGCCGTTCCGGCGGTGCCCAAGGTCATCGCGGAGGCGCAGGCGCCGGAGGAACTGGTCTGCAAGCGCGTGCAGCGGACGGGATCCAATATTCCATCCGAACGGCAGTGCATGCCCAAGTCGGAATGGCTGAAGGCGTCGGAGAGTTCGAAGCGCGCCTACATCGATACGGCGCGGCGAAACTGCGGGGGCACCGCAGACTGCTATTAAGCCGGCGCGCAAAGCGTGCCGCATTGGGACAGGCTACACCAGCGCATTGCGGCTGCGGACGCCGACCGGCACCACGCCGCCATGATCGCCGCATCCGCCATGATCTTTCTCGCGCAAGCCGTAACTCCGTGCACAACTGCCGGATTGCCGCGGCTCGGCGGCGGCGCGGTGCTGTTGCGTCCAGTGACCGGAGAGGTGACGATCCCGTTCCTCCAGTTGGGGCCGACAACCAGCGTCCGCGCACGGCCGGACACGATCCAGCAAGCCGGAGCTGACCGCCCCTCGTCGGAACGCGGGGCCGTAGGGCAATGCGAGGCGGTCATCTCCATCGCCTGACGCGCCGACTTGCACCGTGAATGCGTCCGCCTGAACTTTCGTCCCTCCAAGCGTCAGCTATTCTAGTGCGCGAATTCAGGAGTGGCGTAATGGCGTGGATGATTGGCCGAGCCGAGGCGATGGCCGACCCCGATGGGGCGCGGCGCAAGGTGCTGGCGAAGCTTCACGGCCTGACCGAGGTCGACGACCCGGAAAGCCTGGTGGTGCCGATCCTGATCGACGCCATGCTGCTGGTCGAATCCTATCGCGGCGCGCGCCACCAGGTGACGTTCCTGCCCGAGCTGACGCGCAACGTCGACGCCTTGCTCCGCGAACTCGACATCATCGAGAAAACCAAGGCCTGGGCAAGCGAGTGAATTCGACGGTCACTCTTCGCTTCGGACGAGGACGGTTTCGCCGATCAGAAGGAAGAGGAAGAATGGTGCCCAAGCGGCGATCAGCGGCGAGTAAGCGCCGGCATTGCCCATCGCCAGGCTGAAATTGTCCGCGACGAAATAAGCAAAACCGAGCGCCATGCCGAGCGCGGCGCGCAGCAGGACCTGACCCGAACGGGCAAGCCCGAATGCCGCGACCGCCGCGAGCAGGGGCATCAGCAGGGTCGAGAGCGGTCCGGAAATCTTGTGTGCAAGGCCGGCGCGTGCCTCGTCGGCGGAGCGTCCCGCCTCCTCCAACTGACGGATGCGCGTTTTCAGCGTCCAATAATCAAGCTCGCTCGGATTGACCTTTGCGAGGGTCATCTGGCCGGGCGTGACGCCCGCCAAGCCAGGCATTTGCGGCACGCGCCTGACAACATTCATCTCGGCATCGTAGATGCGCACATCGGTCAGCAGCCAGTCGCCGGAGTCGGGGCGGGGCACGCCGCGATCCGCTTCGATCACGCGATGGAGGATGCCGCCCGTACGGTCATAGATCTCGATCCGCTCGGCATGGAAGCGGGCGCCGCTGCCCGCGACATGACCGGCGCGGATCAGGTCGTCGCCCTGGAGCAGCCAGACGTTGCTGAGGATCCCGCTTTCCGGCGGGATGGGACGATATTCATTGTCGGACCAGGCGGTCACGGCCCGCGCCGACTTCACCACCACCGTTTCGTTGAAGGCGAAGAGGATGGCGGCAATGCCGAGGC
The sequence above is drawn from the Sphingomonas lutea genome and encodes:
- the rpsK gene encoding 30S ribosomal protein S11 translates to MAQAPQRLRRRERKNITAGVAHVNASFNNTMITITDAQGNAIAWSSAGMMGFKGSRKSTPYAAQVAAEDAGKKAADHGVRTLEVEVKGPGSGRESALRALQAVGFQITSIRDVTPIPHNGVRPSKRRRV
- a CDS encoding bifunctional riboflavin kinase/FAD synthetase — its product is MQRLTLDGGVPEKLKGAVLALGNFDGFHLGHQAVAGRAIQRGFHERKPVIIATFDPHPVRLFKPDAPPFRLTTLDQRERLFAQAGADAMLVFTFDRALASTSAEDFVGDILARQIGAAGVVTGDDFTFGKGRTGNVDVLRELGAKHGIAAEAVAPVLSDVGRISSGRIREALAAGDLATATQLMTRDFAIEGVVQRGDQRGRTLGYPTANLTLGDYQRPRYGIYAVRVTLDDGSEHPGVASLGIRPTFDPPTELLEAHIFDFDGDLYGRTIEVALHAFLRDEAKFDTLEALTAQMREDEAAARKLLT
- the lspA gene encoding signal peptidase II; amino-acid sequence: MTRYRLGFAVAFAVFAFDQLTKWIVTGPLGIDQLGDQLVILPIFALTYVENNGISLGLLNATNEVGRWMLVALTSAIAVGVAIWIGREKNRIDQAALGLVLGGALGNILDRIRHSFVVDFADLHFGDFRPFLVFNVADAAISIAVVILLLRAFLTRKEGAKETAEHA
- a CDS encoding winged helix-turn-helix domain-containing protein → MAQDTVSARLVEVESMLDRSRRRFEEGTRLVDEAHKILGELQQALIGSPRSMSPEDSEEAASRLLASLKASGGDMPPTLCGGRLAVDQVQRLIRIDGHPIGITEMEYRVLELLAFARNNVVTRAMLLKHLYRRADDQPQPKIIDVFISKLRKKLRNASGGAEFIETIPQRGWILRDIDANSGA
- a CDS encoding DNA-directed RNA polymerase subunit alpha; this translates as MAVNAKNWQELKKPNALERKQSGGDARRRAVFVAEPLERGFGMTLGNSLRRVLLSSLQGAAVTSIKIDGVLHEFSSLAGVREDVTDIVLNVKQIALRMEGEGPKRLHLSATGPAEVTAGMIATAGDIEVTNPDLVICHLDDGATLNMELTADIGKGYQPAAANRPADAPIGLIPVDALYSPVRQVAYKVENTRVGQELDYDKLNLTIETDGTVSPEDALAYAARILQDQLQLFVHFDDSQVRMAPSPMIGATAAMPVETQADTNQLNRYLLKKVDELELSVRSANCLKNDNIIYIGDLVQKTEAEMLRTPNFGRKSLNEIKEVLASMGLRLGMDIPGWPPENIEEMAKKLEQEMLG
- a CDS encoding DUF3035 domain-containing protein; this encodes MRNAFSALVLGAAAISTAGCASLTGRQAAPDEFAVARNAPLIIPPDYTLAPPVAGTVTTTNDVQQQAIDAIFGGPAPRSMGEMSLLDQAGRDSAQIGIRSTAWDPDTRIVDKGPVTLSILAVPESNSEVASAQIQQ
- the rpsM gene encoding 30S ribosomal protein S13; the protein is MARIAGVNIPTNKRVEIALTYIHGIGRTTAKKITEKLGITPEKRVQDLTDQEVLHIRETIDREHSVEGDLRRETAMNIKRLMDLASYRGLRHRRGLPVRGQRTHTNARTRKGKAKPIAGKKK